From a region of the Castanea sativa cultivar Marrone di Chiusa Pesio chromosome 10, ASM4071231v1 genome:
- the LOC142612358 gene encoding uncharacterized protein LOC142612358, with amino-acid sequence MTTNLSESFNSVLKSARNLPITALVELTHYHCVAYFADRYTKARVEITAGELRTPINPNSAYRGNHRHEVNLRESTCSCQKWQVYKIPCSHVIAVCKYQGISAMRYIDRCYCLEEQVACYAPRFRMVPDSVHWNEPDFLVLYPNVKLRRAKGQPRSTQLLNEMDLGTEHQRRPLCSLCR; translated from the exons ATGACCACAAATTTGTCTGAAAGCTTCAACAGTGTTCTAAAGAGTGCTAGAAATCTGCCCATAACTGCGTTAGTCGAGCTTACACACTACCATTGTGTAGCCTACTTTGCCGATCGGTATACTAAGGCACGTGTAGAGATTACAGCCGGTGAAC TCAGAACACCAATAAACCCTAACTCTGCATATAGGGGTAATCATCGTCATGAGGTAAATTTGAGGGAGAGCACTTGTAGTTGTCAAAAATGGCAGGTTTATAAGATTCCGTGCTCACATGTCATTGCCGTGTGTAAATATCAAGGCATCTCTGCAATGCGATATATCGACCGCTGCTACTGTTTGGAAGAACAAGTTGCTTGTTATGCACCTAGATTTCGCATGGTTCCAGACAGTGTACATTGGAATGAGCCTGATTTCCTAGTCTTGTATCCTAATGTGAAGTTGCGCCGTGCAAAAGGTCAACCAAGATCAACTCAGCTTCTAAATGAAATGGATTTAGGGACAGAGCATCAACGAAGGCCATTGTGCAGCCTCTGTAGGTAA